The Ostreibacterium oceani region AGACTGGCTAAAAAGCGGCGATGGTTTTTAATATCGGTCAAAATTTGCTGTTGTAATTCATTCACAAATTGGCTACGCCCATAAGTCGATTTAATATCAAAAAAAATCGACGCGTGCAGCAACGCTTCGGGTTCAGGCTGGACAATCCATTGATTAAAGTATTGATACCAGATGTTTAGTGGCTGTCGCCATTGACTATTTGTTGCCATGATATTGCCCTTGCAATAATCATACCCACAGGCATCTAACCCATCGCAGACAAAGTGGGCAAGCGCTTTGAAATACTCCCCATGTAAATCCGCGTCATAAGTGTCGGCTAGAATGATGGCGTTGTCTTGGTCGGTCAATATGGTTTGTTCTTCACGCGCTAGCGAACCAAATGCCACAAAAGCATAAGGAATCGGTGGCGCGCCCAGCTTGGTTTCAGCCAATTGACATAGCTTTTGCGTGATGACTTCGGCAAGCGTTGACATCACTTTACCAACGGTTTGCGCATTGACCGCAGACTGAGTCAAAAATAAAAACATTTTGGGGATGTTTTTGGCAATATCGATGACGCCTGTTACATCGTCTTGTTTTAGAATATCACCGACCATATAAACGCTCGCATGGCTTTCGTAGCGTACGATATCGCTGACCGTAACCAACCCCATCAACGCATCATTATCGTCGCTATTTAAGACGGGCAAGTGATGAATATGGTGCTTCATCATTTCTAGCATGGCTTCAAACACCTGATCGGCGGTATCAATGGCAAGTGGGTCGGCACTCATAATCGTAGAAATCGGTTGCATGACATTCATTTTTTCCGCCACCACGCGGCTTCTAAAGTCTTTGTCGGTTACAATCCCAACCAAGCGATTATCATCCATAATTGGCAAGCACGAAACGTTATTTTCAGACATGTGTTGCGCCGCCTCGGCAATCGATGTGTCGCGATGAACAAAAACCGCACTGCGTTGAATCAAATCACCAACACGGCTACTCATCATGGGGGCAATCAATGGCGTGCTATCCATTTCAAGGGCATGCCGCAAACGGTGCTCAATCGTCATTTCAAAATAACGCGAAAAAGCAGGTGTCGCGTCACATTGTTGCAAAAACCAATCACCAGGGATGACATACAATAACGTATCTTCGATTGCCATCGAGCGATGCTGCGCCGTGCCGTCTTCCAGCAATGAGCCATTGCCAAAGCAATCGCCTTCATTAAGCTTAGCATACAGTCGCCCTGACTTGAGCTGTAATTCTACTGCGCCGCTGCGGATAAAATAGAGCGAATGATTTGGCTGCCCTATTTCAAGCACCGTGCGTTTGCGCCGCACATAGCGAATTTCAATTTGCTGCGCCAGCGCGGTCAATACCTCGCGGTCTAGCTGGGCAAACGGATCGGTACTCGCCAGCCTTTCAATAATCTCAATGAGCTCAATATCCATAATTAATAGTGTAACGGTTGTTCAGGGTTTGTTTAAGTTTACTTTGTTTAGGTTTATTCAGAGTGTCTCAGTGTAACATAGGCGTTGATAATGGATAAAAAATACGCGCTAAGAATAGCGCAAATTTGTGATAATATTTGTTATAATAGACAATAAAGCGATAAAAATGATAGACGATAAAAATAACTGAAACAACCGAAACAACCGAAACAACTGGAGTCCCCTATGCTAAACCAAGAAATGATTGAAAAACTCAACACACAAATTAATTTGGAGTTTTTTTCTTCGAACCTGTATCTACAAATGAGCGCTTGGGCAACGGGGCAAGGATTAGATGGCTGCGCGGCCTTTTTCAAAGCCCATGCTAACGAAGAAATGCAACACATGCAGCGTATTTTTGACTATGTCCTAGAGTCAGGGAAAACCCCTGTTCTCGGTCGTATCGAAGCGCCTACGACAGACTTTTCTGATATCAGAACCGTGTTTGCACAGACGCTTGAGCACGAAAAAGCCGTGACCCAAGCCATTAATGAATTAGTAGAACTCGCATTTAACCAAAAAGATTTCGCTAGTTTTCAGTTTTTACAATGGTTTGTCAGCGAACAACACGAAGAAGAAGCCCTATTCCAAGGCATTATCGATAAAATCGATTTGATTGGCGATGACCGCAAAAATCTATTTTTTATCGACCGTGAAGTGGCAAAAATTGCCGCAAGCCACCCCTAAAAGGGTCGCTAGGATCACGAAACGTTTCCTCACTGTTTTTTAGTCATTTAGCTCTCGTTATTTAGCTCGTTATTGATTGCTCGTTGCTGCTTGTTTTTTGCAGGTAGCGGACTAAATATCTAACTTAATCCATGCGCTAACGATGCGCTAACGACAAAGCATGCTAAAATGATGGATTCAAATTAACGATAGGATGCAATGAAAAAGTGCAGTCGCCTGCGCGCAACCTGCTTTACAAAAAGCTTTATTAACAAACAATTACATAGCTCGCATCTCGCCAAAAATCGCATAGCATTTATTTAGGAGTACCACAAATGAGAACTTCATCAAGCAAAACTTCATCAATCAAAATACTAACCCTCGTCTTTGGGCTAACGGCTAACTACACCATCGCGAATGATATAGCAACGATCGAAAAAGATTTAGACAACGCACTATGATTTATGCGAGGAAATACTGAACAACCAACTTTAACACGTTGTGGCTAAAAAATTATCTAAGGTAATATTTCTATCAATAAAGGCGCTAATAATGATAAATTCATATGGATTCAATTTGAGTAAACGAAGACGACACCTAATACTTATGGCTGCAATGATAATCAGCCTTGGCATATTTCCTGTTACAGGGTTTGCTATTGACTGCGGTCGCGCTAAGACGGCTCCAGAACAGGCCATCTGCTCTAATCCCGAATTGAAAGCATTTGATACCTACCTTGCAAAGGCATATTCAGATATTCGTGGCATTGTACCGGTGGATCTTTTTAATGATGTTAAAAAAAGTCAAATTGAATGGATAAAAAAACGTGACGTTAAGTGTGGTGGGAACGTCACTTGTCTAATGCAGGAAACACAGCAAAGAACCGCTGTCCTTAGTGACTTCGTCCAAAGTTATATCGAACGTCTGAGGATAGAATTGCTCGGCAATCAACCAGTTGATGATGTGCAAATTGTAACCGATTCACCTCCAGATAGACCGCTTGACCCGAAAGCTATCTACCAAAAGGCTGCTCAATCGGTGGTTGTAGTCGTTGCATTCAATGATAAGTCAGGAGACCTTAGCCAAGGAAGTGGCGTTGTTATTGCAGAAAACAAAATAGCAACAAACTGCCATATATTAGAAAAGAGCAATTCAACAGTTGTTTTCTTCAAGGGCAAACCATATCAAACTGAATCTGTAGTGGGTAATAAAGCATTGGATTATTGTATTCTATACACCGTAGACTTGCCTGCACGTATTGCTGACCTAGCCGAACTGTCTACAGTTACTCCTGGGCAACGTGTTTATAGCGTTGGTAGCCCGCGCGGCCTAGACCTCACTATAGCAGAAGGTCTCATATCGGGTTTAAGGGATCAAGATGATATTGCTTTTCCACTGATTCAAACATCAGCCGCAATCTCACCAGGGTCTAGTGGTGGTGGACTGTTTGACGAATATGGTCGCGTCATTGGTATCACAACTTTCTTGCTCAAGGACTCTCAAAATATCAATTTTGCATTGCCTGTCGAACTTTCAAGAATAATTATAAATTAAAAATCAATTACAATAAAAAAAGCGTTTAG contains the following coding sequences:
- a CDS encoding trypsin-like peptidase domain-containing protein; the encoded protein is MAAMIISLGIFPVTGFAIDCGRAKTAPEQAICSNPELKAFDTYLAKAYSDIRGIVPVDLFNDVKKSQIEWIKKRDVKCGGNVTCLMQETQQRTAVLSDFVQSYIERLRIELLGNQPVDDVQIVTDSPPDRPLDPKAIYQKAAQSVVVVVAFNDKSGDLSQGSGVVIAENKIATNCHILEKSNSTVVFFKGKPYQTESVVGNKALDYCILYTVDLPARIADLAELSTVTPGQRVYSVGSPRGLDLTIAEGLISGLRDQDDIAFPLIQTSAAISPGSSGGGLFDEYGRVIGITTFLLKDSQNINFALPVELSRIIIN
- a CDS encoding DUF294 nucleotidyltransferase-like domain-containing protein is translated as MDIELIEIIERLASTDPFAQLDREVLTALAQQIEIRYVRRKRTVLEIGQPNHSLYFIRSGAVELQLKSGRLYAKLNEGDCFGNGSLLEDGTAQHRSMAIEDTLLYVIPGDWFLQQCDATPAFSRYFEMTIEHRLRHALEMDSTPLIAPMMSSRVGDLIQRSAVFVHRDTSIAEAAQHMSENNVSCLPIMDDNRLVGIVTDKDFRSRVVAEKMNVMQPISTIMSADPLAIDTADQVFEAMLEMMKHHIHHLPVLNSDDNDALMGLVTVSDIVRYESHASVYMVGDILKQDDVTGVIDIAKNIPKMFLFLTQSAVNAQTVGKVMSTLAEVITQKLCQLAETKLGAPPIPYAFVAFGSLAREEQTILTDQDNAIILADTYDADLHGEYFKALAHFVCDGLDACGYDYCKGNIMATNSQWRQPLNIWYQYFNQWIVQPEPEALLHASIFFDIKSTYGRSQFVNELQQQILTDIKNHRRFLASLSRNVLCRRPPIGFFRQLVVESSGEHKNQLSLKGQGIAIASDIARVHALAVGSKKLNTFDRIQAACKGEMLNQSSANNLRDALEFIAAVRVAHQAEQIERGETVTNFISPEQLSKFDRRHLKDAFSIISQMQDYLSHRYKLTL
- the ftnA gene encoding non-heme ferritin produces the protein MLNQEMIEKLNTQINLEFFSSNLYLQMSAWATGQGLDGCAAFFKAHANEEMQHMQRIFDYVLESGKTPVLGRIEAPTTDFSDIRTVFAQTLEHEKAVTQAINELVELAFNQKDFASFQFLQWFVSEQHEEEALFQGIIDKIDLIGDDRKNLFFIDREVAKIAASHP